In one window of Cellulophaga sp. HaHa_2_95 DNA:
- a CDS encoding MFS transporter, whose amino-acid sequence MNTYKKNAYSYALIVAMGGFVFGLDAALISGTVKFISQEFALNDLQLGMVVGAPALGVLLALFFAGYACNKYGRRKTLQIVAALYVFSAIGSAFAPNYISLLSFRFLGGLAFTSISLAAMYIGEIAPPKLRGKLVTMIQINIVIGLSGAYFINYLILQLGVSDAAWVQDLGFHENTWRWMLGSEILPAIAWFILLFFIPRSPAWLFYNGKQEDARLTLLKLLPEDEVNEQLLDMEKSMKTSANNRSVFSQLKEIFSKNYSATFIIAFTLAIAQQTSGINAILFYAPTVFEQIGIGTDAAFMQAIWTGLTGLLFTLLGLLLVDRIGRRPMIIGGMLWVVISLGIAYVGFKTATYTLTKEAIAEMNQIPNAERLNNMVDIEYASDIALKEALIKSLGEKDAREHSSLLIQKSADINAVIVLIGILSFIAAFHFSIGPVMWVLFSEIFPISLRGIAIPFFTLITSTASWLIQMMFPTQLATFGISNTLLFYAATVFIGMLILYRYLIETKNLTIEEIQLKLQNK is encoded by the coding sequence ATGAATACATATAAAAAAAATGCTTACAGCTACGCACTCATTGTTGCCATGGGGGGCTTTGTTTTTGGTTTAGATGCAGCTTTAATATCGGGTACCGTAAAATTCATTTCTCAAGAATTTGCGTTGAATGATCTGCAATTAGGAATGGTCGTTGGTGCCCCAGCACTTGGTGTTTTATTAGCCTTATTTTTTGCAGGGTATGCGTGTAACAAATATGGAAGGCGAAAAACCTTGCAAATAGTAGCTGCCCTCTACGTGTTCTCGGCTATCGGATCTGCCTTTGCTCCTAACTATATAAGCCTATTATCTTTTAGATTCTTAGGTGGTTTAGCCTTTACATCAATCTCATTAGCCGCCATGTATATAGGTGAAATAGCACCTCCTAAATTGCGAGGTAAACTAGTTACCATGATCCAAATTAATATTGTAATAGGATTATCTGGAGCTTATTTCATTAATTACCTGATACTACAACTGGGGGTCTCCGATGCAGCTTGGGTACAAGATTTAGGTTTTCATGAGAACACCTGGCGGTGGATGTTGGGCTCCGAAATCTTACCAGCCATCGCTTGGTTTATACTTTTATTCTTTATTCCACGCAGTCCTGCTTGGCTATTTTATAATGGAAAACAGGAAGACGCTAGACTAACCTTACTGAAACTTTTACCTGAAGACGAGGTAAACGAACAGCTTCTTGACATGGAGAAAAGCATGAAAACTAGTGCTAATAATCGTTCTGTATTTTCACAGCTAAAAGAGATTTTTAGTAAAAATTATAGCGCAACTTTTATCATTGCATTTACTTTGGCAATTGCACAACAAACCTCTGGCATCAATGCTATTTTGTTCTATGCGCCAACAGTTTTTGAACAGATAGGGATAGGTACTGATGCTGCTTTTATGCAAGCTATTTGGACAGGATTAACAGGATTGTTATTTACCCTATTAGGATTGCTACTAGTAGATAGAATAGGAAGACGCCCTATGATTATAGGTGGCATGCTGTGGGTTGTCATAAGTTTAGGGATTGCATATGTTGGATTTAAAACAGCTACCTATACCTTAACTAAAGAGGCCATTGCTGAAATGAACCAAATACCAAATGCAGAACGTTTGAATAACATGGTTGACATAGAGTACGCTAGTGATATTGCATTAAAAGAAGCATTAATTAAATCATTGGGCGAAAAAGATGCCCGTGAACATTCTAGTTTATTAATTCAAAAATCAGCTGATATAAATGCCGTTATAGTTTTAATAGGTATTCTTAGTTTTATTGCGGCCTTTCATTTCTCTATAGGACCCGTGATGTGGGTTTTATTTTCAGAAATTTTCCCGATTTCATTACGTGGTATCGCAATCCCATTTTTCACGTTAATAACGAGTACAGCAAGCTGGTTAATTCAAATGATGTTCCCTACACAATTGGCAACATTCGGAATTAGTAACACCTTACTTTTTTATGCCGCAACCGTATTTATAGGCATGCTTATCCTTTACCGTTATTTAATTGAAACTAAGAACTTGACGATTGAAGAAATTCAATTAAAACTCCAGAATAAATAA
- a CDS encoding glycoside hydrolase family 127 protein gives MKRIPLLTLIGILLISCNPDTKKTVAANTSTPSASYSLDAGKGILNNVHSPHVKFKSIDFGECQWTEGFWAEKFKTAETKMIPYMRSLLTGDKGHALNNFKIAAGLQEGEHKGMHWHDGDFYKFMEAIMYVYGQNKDKKLRTEIDDYITIIGKAQRENGYLQTQIQLFDDREPYENRKFHEMYNSGHLLTSACIHYRITGQTNFLDIAIKHADLMYSLFMTDKERYGRFGFNQTQIMGLVELYRTTKNKNYLDLAEQFINNRGTYEVEETPETKGYPIGDMVQERTPLRESDEAVGHAVLALYYYAGAADVYAETGEQALIDALDKLWMNVALKKMYVTGAVGQAHYGASTNKDKIEEGFINEYMMPNTTAYNETCANICNSMFSYRMLGLHGEAKYADVMETVLYNSALSGINIEGDRYYYANPLRTVHGARDYDKMNTEFPTRQEYLECFCCPPNLVRTIAQVSGWAYSKSENGIAVNLYGGNNLATTLNDGSALKLKQETKYPWEGDIAISIEACKDEAFDILLRIPEWVIGSKITINDEEANIETTPGAYATINQRWKKGDVIRLSMPLDINLIEGHGRIEEVRNQVAIKRGPVVYCLESVDLPEDSSILEAYIKGDTRNLKSAYHPEFLGGVTTISGEVLLRKETANSTAMYQKVNQPEWNTFKTTFIPYFTWSNRSNEETEMSVFLPVIWE, from the coding sequence ATGAAAAGGATACCATTACTGACCTTAATTGGGATATTATTAATTTCTTGCAACCCAGATACAAAAAAAACTGTCGCAGCGAACACCAGCACACCATCAGCCAGTTACAGCTTAGATGCTGGCAAGGGCATATTAAACAATGTTCATAGTCCACATGTAAAATTTAAAAGTATCGATTTTGGGGAATGCCAATGGACGGAAGGCTTTTGGGCAGAAAAATTTAAAACTGCTGAAACCAAAATGATTCCTTACATGAGGAGCTTACTAACGGGCGATAAGGGTCATGCGCTGAACAATTTTAAAATAGCTGCGGGGTTACAAGAAGGAGAACATAAGGGTATGCATTGGCATGATGGTGATTTCTATAAATTCATGGAAGCCATCATGTATGTATATGGACAAAATAAAGATAAAAAACTACGAACTGAAATAGATGACTACATAACCATCATCGGCAAAGCACAAAGAGAAAACGGCTATTTACAAACTCAAATACAGCTCTTTGATGATAGAGAACCTTATGAAAACAGAAAGTTTCATGAGATGTATAATTCTGGACATTTACTAACCAGTGCTTGCATTCATTACCGCATCACCGGACAAACCAACTTTTTAGACATCGCTATTAAACATGCCGATCTTATGTACTCATTGTTCATGACAGACAAGGAGCGCTACGGACGCTTTGGCTTTAATCAAACTCAAATTATGGGTTTGGTAGAATTATACAGAACTACAAAAAACAAAAACTACTTAGATTTAGCGGAGCAATTCATAAATAACCGAGGCACATATGAAGTAGAAGAAACGCCAGAAACCAAAGGATATCCTATTGGTGATATGGTACAAGAGCGGACTCCTTTAAGAGAATCTGATGAAGCCGTGGGCCACGCTGTTCTTGCTTTGTACTACTACGCTGGGGCTGCAGATGTATATGCCGAGACCGGAGAACAAGCCTTAATCGATGCTCTGGATAAACTTTGGATGAATGTAGCCTTAAAAAAGATGTATGTTACTGGTGCCGTGGGACAAGCACATTACGGAGCATCAACCAATAAAGATAAAATTGAAGAAGGTTTTATTAATGAATACATGATGCCCAATACCACCGCCTACAATGAAACTTGCGCAAATATCTGTAATTCAATGTTTAGTTATAGAATGTTAGGCTTACATGGAGAAGCAAAATATGCTGATGTCATGGAAACTGTTTTATACAATAGCGCGTTGTCTGGAATTAATATTGAAGGCGATAGGTACTATTATGCAAATCCACTACGTACCGTTCATGGCGCAAGAGATTATGACAAAATGAACACAGAATTTCCTACTAGACAGGAATATTTGGAGTGTTTCTGCTGCCCTCCCAACCTCGTGCGCACCATTGCTCAAGTATCTGGATGGGCCTACAGTAAATCTGAAAATGGTATTGCTGTTAACTTATATGGTGGCAATAATTTAGCAACAACCTTAAATGATGGCTCTGCTCTTAAACTAAAACAAGAAACAAAATACCCTTGGGAGGGCGATATCGCAATTTCTATTGAAGCCTGCAAAGACGAAGCCTTTGACATTCTATTGAGGATTCCTGAATGGGTAATAGGCTCAAAAATCACAATTAATGACGAGGAGGCCAATATAGAAACTACTCCAGGAGCCTATGCTACCATAAATCAAAGGTGGAAAAAAGGGGACGTCATTCGCTTAAGCATGCCATTAGACATTAATTTAATCGAAGGCCATGGTCGTATTGAAGAAGTAAGAAATCAAGTAGCCATAAAAAGAGGGCCGGTAGTGTATTGTTTAGAATCTGTAGATTTACCAGAAGACAGTAGTATTTTAGAAGCCTATATCAAAGGAGATACTAGAAATTTAAAGTCAGCGTATCATCCTGAATTCTTGGGAGGTGTTACCACTATTTCTGGAGAGGTATTACTTAGAAAAGAAACTGCGAATAGTACGGCAATGTACCAAAAAGTAAATCAACCGGAATGGAACACTTTCAAAACTACGTTTATTCCCTATTTCACGTGGTCTAATAGAAGTAATGAAGAAACAGAAATGTCTGTTTTTCTACCCGTTATTTGGGAATAA
- a CDS encoding sulfatase-like hydrolase/transferase: MRILFILFSIGLYHISAAQEQPNIIILFADDAGYADFGFQGSTEMKTPNLDKLAQQGVTFTQGYVTDATCGPSRAGLITGKYQQRFGYEEINVPGYMSENSKFLADDMGLPLDQVTIADYLKKLGYKTAMYGKWHLGDADRFHPTKRGFDEFYGFRGGARSYFGYEEASSAHHDTKMERGFGNFEEPQRYVTDALADEAISFIEKNKKNPFFIYLAFNAVHTPMEATEEDMNTFPDLTGKRKELAAMTLALDRACGKVLHKLKKLGLDKNTIVVFSNDNGGPTDKNASLNLPLSGTKSNHLEGGIRVPFVISWPKELKKGSRYNYPISTLDLLPTFYAAGGGNVSELKDVDGVNLIPYIKNEIKERPHQTLFWKKEVRLAFREDDWKLIRFADRPAELYDLSTDIGEQTDLATTHPERVKSMFKKMFEWESTLERPLWMLKRSFENYDIERMDRYRTPELIKNEIPSLLKD; encoded by the coding sequence ATGAGAATCCTTTTTATACTTTTTTCGATTGGCTTATATCATATAAGCGCTGCACAAGAGCAACCAAATATTATTATCTTATTTGCTGATGATGCAGGTTATGCCGATTTTGGATTTCAAGGTAGTACCGAAATGAAAACGCCTAACCTAGATAAATTAGCCCAACAAGGGGTTACTTTTACGCAAGGTTATGTGACCGATGCTACTTGCGGCCCATCTCGGGCGGGTTTAATTACAGGAAAATATCAACAGCGTTTTGGTTATGAGGAAATAAACGTGCCCGGATACATGAGTGAAAACTCAAAATTTCTGGCTGATGATATGGGCTTACCTCTAGATCAAGTAACTATTGCCGATTATCTAAAAAAATTAGGTTATAAAACGGCCATGTACGGTAAATGGCATTTAGGTGATGCAGACCGTTTTCACCCAACTAAAAGAGGGTTCGATGAGTTTTATGGTTTTAGAGGCGGCGCCCGCAGCTATTTTGGCTACGAAGAAGCTTCTAGCGCTCATCATGACACAAAAATGGAAAGAGGCTTTGGCAACTTTGAAGAACCTCAACGATATGTCACGGATGCTTTAGCCGATGAAGCCATTTCTTTTATAGAGAAGAATAAGAAAAATCCTTTCTTTATTTACTTAGCTTTTAATGCCGTGCACACTCCTATGGAGGCTACCGAGGAAGACATGAATACCTTCCCTGACTTAACAGGCAAACGCAAGGAACTAGCCGCAATGACTTTAGCCTTAGACAGGGCATGTGGTAAGGTTTTACATAAATTGAAAAAGCTAGGATTAGACAAAAACACCATCGTTGTATTTTCCAATGATAATGGAGGCCCAACAGATAAAAATGCCTCATTAAACTTACCACTCAGCGGTACTAAATCAAATCATTTAGAAGGCGGAATTAGAGTGCCTTTTGTTATAAGTTGGCCTAAAGAGTTAAAAAAAGGTAGTCGCTATAATTATCCAATCAGCACCTTAGATTTACTCCCTACCTTTTATGCCGCTGGCGGAGGTAATGTATCAGAATTAAAAGATGTAGATGGTGTAAATCTTATTCCATACATCAAAAACGAGATTAAGGAAAGACCACACCAAACACTGTTCTGGAAAAAAGAAGTTCGCTTAGCTTTTAGAGAAGACGACTGGAAGCTGATCCGTTTTGCAGATAGACCTGCAGAACTATATGATTTATCTACAGATATAGGAGAGCAAACTGATTTAGCTACGACACATCCGGAACGTGTTAAAAGCATGTTTAAAAAAATGTTCGAATGGGAATCTACTTTAGAACGCCCTCTATGGATGCTAAAAAGAAGCTTTGAAAACTACGACATAGAACGTATGGACCGGTACCGCACCCCTGAACTCATAAAAAATGAGATTCCTTCACTTTTAAAAGACTAA